In one window of Armatimonadota bacterium DNA:
- a CDS encoding FecR domain-containing protein produces MYRSAVILIVAAVLAVILLLVCAQTLAIVEMLAVVDERAGPVQVLRGGDARDATVGMLVRSGDLVRTGPQGLIGLHWADGSRIELGPNSELVVERCRANKVRKTRSTHFRLNLGEIWIRIRGALQPGSKFEVETPTIVAAVRGTVFGLEVLHDGTTRLEVYDGQVEIIGDGVAQSVESGRSGKCAVVGKRGFEVHNMSEAEAERWRGKADVIGPLLTVTEPAPDSSTSVALAPVRGRTEEAATVTVNGEPVRVGANGVFRSRARLVQEQNVITIVASLGGRRTTVSRAVAYVNPTDVIALTWRPSKDPHDAPGVMEVKAVLRDPDGELVPDGTPVELVVDSGDIIGGHRTEHGAVVAKWRPAESAVSARITVTSGQVAASAIVSPSAPPTALPSSEPR; encoded by the coding sequence ATGTACAGATCCGCTGTCATCCTTATTGTTGCCGCCGTGCTCGCTGTGATCCTGCTGCTGGTCTGCGCGCAGACCCTCGCCATCGTCGAGATGCTGGCGGTGGTTGACGAGCGTGCGGGGCCGGTGCAGGTGCTGCGCGGCGGCGACGCCCGGGACGCGACGGTTGGGATGCTGGTGCGCTCGGGCGATCTCGTTCGCACCGGGCCCCAGGGGCTGATCGGACTCCACTGGGCTGACGGATCACGCATCGAACTCGGCCCCAACAGTGAACTCGTCGTCGAACGGTGCCGCGCCAATAAGGTCAGGAAAACCCGGAGCACCCATTTCCGCCTCAATCTCGGCGAGATCTGGATTCGCATCCGGGGCGCCTTGCAGCCTGGCTCCAAGTTCGAAGTCGAGACACCCACCATCGTCGCCGCCGTCCGCGGCACCGTGTTCGGCCTTGAAGTGCTGCACGACGGTACGACTCGCCTCGAAGTCTACGACGGGCAAGTCGAGATCATCGGTGACGGCGTCGCCCAGTCCGTCGAGTCCGGACGATCGGGCAAGTGCGCGGTGGTCGGCAAGCGCGGCTTCGAAGTGCACAACATGTCCGAGGCGGAAGCCGAGCGCTGGCGCGGAAAAGCCGACGTCATCGGGCCGCTGCTGACCGTTACCGAGCCCGCCCCGGATTCGAGTACCTCGGTGGCACTCGCCCCGGTGCGCGGGCGCACGGAAGAGGCAGCCACCGTCACCGTCAACGGCGAGCCCGTGCGCGTCGGCGCTAACGGCGTCTTTCGCAGTCGCGCGCGCTTGGTGCAGGAACAGAATGTGATCACCATCGTCGCGTCGCTCGGCGGTCGGCGGACCACCGTGTCGCGCGCGGTCGCGTACGTCAACCCGACGGATGTCATCGCGCTGACGTGGCGTCCAAGCAAGGATCCCCACGATGCCCCCGGGGTTATGGAAGTCAAGGCCGTGCTGCGCGATCCCGACGGGGAACTCGTCCCCGATGGCACGCCAGTCGAATTGGTCGTGGATTCCGGCGATATCATCGGCGGTCATCGCACCGAACATGGCGCTGTCGTCGCGAAGTGGCGCCCGGCGGAGAGTGCCGTATCGGCGCGTATCACCGTCACGTCCGGGCAGGTGGCCGCGAGCGCCATCGTATCTCCCTCCGCGCCTCCGACGGCGCTCCCCTCGTCCGAGCCGCGATAG
- a CDS encoding CHASE2 domain-containing protein, translating to MAWALGLGILAAVLSARGALSGLEWRAYDHQLAARAPGVPPRDIIVVMIDDSCLDRLGPWPWPMSRHADLVRRIAGAEPRAIVFDILFFGGTARDLAGRDGSAPLGRAATAPGPTPATSRPVAETPEFADALRDAGNVFLAMCFLQGEHPVELGPYGLRMAELRQPPPELGSAAAGAGAVNVFPERDGVVRSAPLVMDHGGEPIPSLALEVIRRIEPAPDVRIGTTGRRCSVRLGDTSIPLTRAGEMLISYAGGYKVFPWVAYDEVLAGQVSPERFRNRIVLVGFTATGLSDTRPTPLAPACPGVEINAHVMRTILESDFIRPLGAAGNALLALGIALALGLALPRLRPFGALIGAGAVAVLIVVVSVYLFQRAGLWINVVTPALTALAVGLVVAADGYRVSDREKIRTESSLGTLALATRMIAASTSRQPVLDAVREEITQLVGARQTDVYLMDLDGEELVLADGGRDARVRVGGGTLGRVGQEGVPLLTTDATADAALAREVAQAADFAVGPVAFIPLRRQDQVVGVVQVVRRPGEEAFGERDLELLNALSQEAAVALENVELYEKLEGKVEIANRELVKAYSQLALEKDRVEALLENMADAVIMTDTDDRVLYVNPAAERMFRVSGREVEGDPLAEHFDVGGLPAVAESAHDADGELVTGQVVIEEPKRLVLTANAALISDDQGRPVGVVTVLSDVTLLQEMSDMKTEFVSLVSHELRTPLTSVQGFAQTLRSDVEGHFDAATRSEFLEIIESECHRLLTMINELLDASRIEAGRELPMNWGQVSITAIADKLVKLHSASAEAHTFEVDFPADLPTIEADGDRIEQVLTNIISNAIKYSPDGGVVRISGRREDGEVLISVADHGLGMTEAQRGQLFQRYHRLESDASKRIRGTGLGLYLTKGLVEAHRGRIWAESEGPGKGSVFSFALPIQRPGENDAAGGA from the coding sequence TTGGCCTGGGCGCTGGGCCTCGGCATACTGGCGGCCGTGCTCTCGGCGCGCGGCGCGCTGAGCGGGCTGGAGTGGCGGGCGTACGACCATCAGTTGGCCGCCCGCGCCCCCGGCGTGCCGCCGCGCGACATCATCGTCGTCATGATTGACGACAGCTGTCTCGACCGGCTCGGCCCCTGGCCGTGGCCAATGTCGCGCCACGCCGACCTGGTTCGCCGCATCGCGGGCGCGGAACCCAGGGCAATCGTTTTCGACATCCTCTTCTTCGGCGGCACGGCGCGCGACCTCGCGGGACGGGACGGCTCCGCGCCGCTCGGGCGCGCCGCGACGGCTCCCGGCCCGACTCCTGCCACCTCACGACCCGTCGCGGAAACGCCTGAATTCGCCGACGCGCTGCGCGACGCGGGGAACGTCTTCCTGGCGATGTGCTTCCTCCAGGGAGAGCACCCGGTCGAACTCGGGCCGTACGGGCTGCGCATGGCTGAGCTGCGGCAGCCGCCTCCCGAGCTCGGCTCCGCGGCGGCGGGCGCGGGCGCGGTTAACGTCTTCCCGGAGCGCGACGGCGTCGTGCGCAGCGCGCCGCTGGTCATGGATCACGGCGGCGAGCCGATCCCGTCGCTGGCGCTCGAAGTCATTCGCCGCATCGAGCCCGCGCCGGACGTGCGCATCGGCACCACGGGCCGCCGCTGCTCCGTGCGCCTGGGCGATACCTCGATTCCCCTGACGCGCGCCGGGGAGATGCTAATCTCCTACGCCGGCGGCTACAAGGTCTTCCCCTGGGTCGCGTATGACGAAGTGCTCGCCGGCCAGGTGTCCCCGGAGCGCTTCCGCAACCGCATCGTCCTCGTCGGGTTCACCGCCACCGGCCTGTCCGATACGCGCCCGACTCCGCTCGCGCCGGCCTGCCCGGGCGTGGAGATCAACGCCCACGTCATGCGGACGATCCTGGAAAGCGATTTCATCAGGCCTCTCGGCGCGGCGGGCAACGCGCTGCTCGCGCTGGGAATCGCCCTCGCACTGGGACTGGCCCTGCCGCGCTTGCGGCCGTTCGGCGCGCTCATTGGCGCTGGGGCGGTCGCCGTGTTGATCGTGGTGGTGAGCGTTTACCTGTTTCAACGCGCGGGGCTGTGGATCAACGTCGTCACGCCGGCGCTGACGGCTCTCGCCGTGGGCCTGGTCGTCGCCGCGGACGGCTACCGCGTGAGCGACCGCGAGAAGATCCGCACCGAATCGAGCCTCGGCACCCTCGCGCTGGCGACGCGCATGATCGCGGCCAGCACCTCGCGCCAGCCGGTCCTCGATGCCGTGCGCGAGGAGATCACCCAGCTCGTGGGCGCGCGCCAAACCGACGTGTACCTCATGGACCTCGACGGGGAGGAGCTTGTTCTCGCGGACGGCGGCCGCGACGCGCGCGTGCGGGTAGGCGGCGGGACCCTGGGGCGAGTCGGGCAGGAGGGCGTGCCGCTCCTCACAACCGACGCGACGGCCGATGCGGCGCTCGCTCGCGAAGTCGCGCAGGCCGCGGACTTCGCCGTCGGGCCGGTGGCCTTTATACCCCTGCGCCGGCAGGATCAGGTCGTCGGCGTCGTCCAGGTCGTGCGCCGCCCCGGCGAGGAGGCGTTCGGCGAACGCGATCTCGAGTTGCTCAACGCCCTGTCCCAGGAGGCGGCAGTCGCCCTGGAAAACGTCGAGCTGTATGAGAAGCTGGAGGGCAAGGTCGAAATCGCCAACCGCGAACTCGTCAAGGCCTACTCGCAGCTCGCGCTGGAGAAGGATCGCGTCGAGGCGCTGCTCGAGAACATGGCGGACGCGGTGATCATGACCGACACGGACGACCGCGTGCTCTACGTCAACCCCGCGGCGGAGCGGATGTTTCGCGTCAGCGGCAGGGAGGTCGAAGGCGACCCGCTGGCGGAGCACTTCGACGTTGGCGGTTTGCCGGCGGTCGCCGAGAGCGCCCACGATGCCGACGGGGAACTGGTGACCGGCCAGGTCGTCATCGAAGAGCCGAAGCGACTGGTGCTGACGGCGAACGCCGCGCTCATATCCGACGACCAGGGTCGGCCGGTCGGCGTGGTTACCGTGCTCAGCGACGTGACGCTGCTCCAGGAAATGTCGGACATGAAGACGGAGTTCGTGTCGCTCGTTTCGCACGAGCTGCGCACGCCGCTGACCTCGGTGCAGGGCTTCGCCCAGACGCTGCGCTCAGACGTGGAGGGGCATTTCGACGCCGCGACGAGAAGCGAGTTCCTGGAGATCATCGAGTCGGAGTGCCACCGCCTGCTGACGATGATCAACGAACTGCTCGACGCGTCGCGCATCGAGGCGGGCCGGGAACTGCCCATGAACTGGGGACAGGTCAGCATCACGGCGATCGCGGACAAGCTCGTCAAGCTGCACTCGGCTTCGGCGGAGGCGCACACCTTCGAAGTGGACTTCCCGGCAGACCTCCCCACCATCGAGGCCGATGGCGATCGTATCGAGCAGGTGCTGACGAATATCATCTCTAATGCGATCAAGTACTCGCCCGATGGCGGCGTCGTGCGCATCAGCGGCAGGCGCGAGGACGGGGAGGTGCTGATCTCCGTGGCCGACCACGGGCTGGGGATGACCGAGGCGCAGCGAGGACAGCTCTTCCAACGCTATCATCGCCTGGAAAGCGATGCTTCCAAGCGCATCCGCGGCACCGGCCTCGGCCTCTACCTGACCAAAGGCCTGGTTGAGGCCCACCGCGGGCGCATCTGGGCCGAAAGCGAAGGGCCCGGCAAGGGCTCGGTTTTCTCCTTTGCCCTGCCGATTCAGAGGCCGGGTGAAAACGACGCCGCGGGAGGCGCCTGA
- a CDS encoding CBS domain-containing protein → MPVEARDLMTRDVITVTPETPVSEIAKLLSEHNISGVPVVDEDGKLRGIISEADLVVRAARPRFPRYIPFLEGVIFLENPAHYEQEIQKMLAVAAADIMTEKVVTAPPDASVEELATLMTERNVNRIVIIEAGRIAGVVTRGDIVRTLAESE, encoded by the coding sequence ATGCCCGTCGAAGCACGCGACCTGATGACGAGAGACGTGATCACCGTCACGCCGGAGACCCCCGTCTCGGAAATCGCCAAGCTCCTCTCCGAGCACAACATCTCCGGCGTTCCCGTCGTGGACGAAGACGGCAAGCTGCGCGGCATCATCAGCGAGGCCGACCTCGTCGTGCGCGCCGCGCGCCCGCGCTTCCCGCGTTACATCCCCTTCCTCGAAGGGGTGATTTTCCTCGAGAACCCCGCCCACTACGAGCAGGAAATCCAGAAGATGCTCGCCGTCGCCGCGGCGGATATCATGACCGAGAAGGTCGTCACCGCGCCGCCCGACGCCTCCGTCGAGGAACTCGCGACCCTCATGACCGAGCGCAACGTCAACCGCATCGTGATCATTGAGGCCGGCCGCATCGCCGGCGTCGTCACCCGCGGCGACATCGTGAGAACCCTGGCGGAGAGCGAGTAG
- a CDS encoding zinc-binding dehydrogenase, whose translation MKAAVFRDKEDVRIEEVATPEPGRGEALVRNMACGICGSDKGLWMNPGPKPGIHGHEAAGIVEKIGAEVGDVRPGDRVTVMAVKGCGECVDCRRGEFVCCEEGPQGLTGGFAEYQAVPAELALPLPDGLPFEAGCLLTDALGTPARAVRRSGIEAGEMAAVYGCGPIGLNAVQMLKAYGALVIALDPIAYRVEAARELGADFGIDLSRDSAVNAIRAITRVGADYVFECSGHGGKEALASVRRAGKVAFVGECPKLEISPSEDLIRRHVEVFGTWYLTRTDYIQNVRLVESGAVDPMRIVTHILPFEEIGRGFDVFCNHREQALKVVLRFGGEGI comes from the coding sequence ATGAAGGCAGCGGTATTCCGGGATAAAGAGGACGTGCGCATCGAGGAGGTGGCGACGCCGGAGCCGGGGCGCGGCGAGGCGCTGGTGCGCAACATGGCCTGCGGCATCTGCGGCAGCGATAAGGGCCTGTGGATGAACCCCGGACCGAAGCCGGGCATCCACGGGCACGAGGCGGCGGGGATCGTCGAGAAGATCGGCGCGGAGGTCGGCGATGTCAGGCCGGGCGACCGGGTCACGGTGATGGCGGTGAAGGGCTGCGGCGAGTGCGTGGACTGCCGGCGCGGGGAGTTCGTGTGCTGCGAGGAAGGGCCGCAGGGCCTCACGGGCGGGTTCGCCGAGTACCAGGCGGTGCCCGCCGAGCTGGCGCTGCCGCTGCCGGACGGGCTGCCGTTCGAGGCGGGGTGCCTGCTGACGGACGCGCTGGGAACGCCGGCGCGGGCGGTGCGGCGGTCGGGCATCGAGGCGGGGGAAATGGCGGCGGTGTACGGCTGCGGTCCGATCGGACTCAACGCGGTGCAGATGCTGAAGGCGTACGGCGCGCTGGTGATCGCGCTCGATCCGATCGCGTATCGCGTCGAGGCGGCGCGGGAGCTGGGGGCGGATTTCGGGATTGACCTGAGCCGCGACTCGGCGGTGAACGCGATTCGAGCGATCACACGGGTGGGTGCGGATTACGTGTTCGAGTGCTCGGGGCACGGGGGGAAGGAAGCGCTGGCGTCGGTGCGGCGCGCGGGGAAGGTCGCCTTCGTCGGCGAATGCCCAAAGCTGGAGATCAGCCCGTCGGAGGATCTGATTCGGCGGCACGTCGAGGTGTTCGGCACGTGGTACCTGACGCGGACGGATTATATACAGAACGTGCGGCTGGTGGAGAGCGGCGCGGTGGATCCGATGCGGATCGTGACGCACATCCTGCCGTTCGAGGAAATCGGGCGCGGGTTCGACGTGTTCTGCAATCATAGGGAGCAAGCGTTGAAGGTGGTGCTGCGGTTTGGTGGAGAGGGAATCTAG